The nucleotide window TGGGACTCAGGCCGGCGCCGGAATTTGAGGCGTGGCTCGAACGGATGCAGATTGCCCGTAACGGGGAGTTGCTGCCTCCGGCGCCCGCACATCCGCTTCTGAATCATGTCCGCGCCTGACTCCTCACTTGCCACCCGCGTCCAGACGGATCTCTGGCAGCACCTCAAGCGATTCACGCCAGCGCGGATCGCGCTCGGTCGCGCCGGAGGAAGCTTGCCCACGCGCGAGATCCTGGATTTTCGCGCTTCACACGCTTTGGCGCGCGATGCCGTGCAGGCAAAGTTCAATGCAGCCGGAGTCGCGGCCGACCTCGCTGGCCACAGCGTCCCGACGATTCAGGTCGCCACCCAGGCCAGGAGCCGCGCGGAGTTTCTTCAACGACCAGACCGTGGTCGCATGCTCGCGACTGGTGAGGAAGAGCGACTCTCGCGCGTGCCACGGCCCGTCGACCTCGTGATCGTGGTCTCCGACGGCCTTTCGGCGCTGGCAGCGCATCGGCACGCCGTCGCGACCCTTTTGCCCCTGTGGCGGGCGGTGCAGGTGCTCGGCTGGAAGGTCGCGCCCGTGGTCATCGCTCCCTTCGCGCGGGTGAAACTCCAGGATGCCGTTGGCGAGGCGATGGTGGCGAGCTTCGCCGTCATGCTCCTGGGCGAGCGACCCGGGCTCGGCACGCCCGACAGCCTGGGTGCATACCTGATCGCCTCCCCGACGGCCGGTTGCACGGATGCCGATCGCAATTGCCTCTCCAACATTCGCCCGGAAGGCCTCCCGCCCTACGCGGCTGCCGAAAAGCTGCTGTGGCTCATGCAGCAGTCACGCGCCACGGGACGACGCGGTATCCACCTCAAGGATACAATGGCTGCGGCTTCACTTCGTGCCGCGGTCGGGCGTGATGAAACCAAGGCGGATGAGCTGGGGCATCCCCCGGTTTCGCCCGGCGCGGCAGGCACGCAGGCTCCCTGACCGGCTGCGAACTCTCGTTCAGCGAATCAGACCCAGGAACCGTCGGCGCTCCGACCAGAACAGGAACAGCGTGAGCGCCTCGATGGCGAGGATGACCGGACTGAATACATCGGCACCGTTCGTGATGAAAACGTGGAACGCGACGATGTTGACGATGATTGGCGTGAGTACGAGCAGGCCAATGTTACGTGTTTTGGGGATGATCACCAAGATGCCGCCAATGAACTCACACCACTTGATGAAATGGAGGTAACCCGTGGGTGCAAAAGCGGCCATGAAATGGGCGGCCGGAGAGCCTTCGGGCGGGGCAGGGGGCGTCGGGGCCAGGTTGAATATGACCATCGACGAGAAGGCGATGAATAGCAGTCCGAGCAGGGTGGCGGCGATTTGGGGAAGGAATCTCATGGGTGGAAGATGACCCTGATAGCGAGGCTGATAACTCCCTTGGGATCAAGCCGTTCGCAAAACGTCCATCATCTGGTGGTGGATTCTCCCATTGCTTGCCACGTAACTTCCCCGATCCCGCCGCTGCGGGCTTTCGCCTCCTTCGTAATCCGTGACGAGACCGCCCGCTTCGCGCACGAGGAGGACGCCGGCCATCGAGTCGTAAGGCTTCAAGCCCTTCTCCCAGTACCCGTCAAAACGTCCCGCGGCGACGTAGGCGAGATCGAGGGCGGCCGAGCCGAAGCGACGCTCGCCCCGGATGCGCTTCAGGAATGCTGCCCATTCGCGGAGGTTGTTGTCCGGGTTCGTGTGTTTGTCGTAGGGAAAGCCGCTCGCGACAACTGAATCGATGAGATCGAGGGTGCCCGACACGTGAATGCGGTTCCCGTTCAGGAAGGCTCCGCCTCCCCGGGTAGCGGTGAATAGTTCGTTGCGCGTGGGGTCGAGGATGACACCCAGCACGGGCTCGCGCGCGGGTGTGGCGAGGGCGATGCTGATACAAAAGTGGGGGACTTTGCTGGCGAAATTAACGGTGCCGTCGATGGGGTCGACGAACCAGTGGTAAGGTGCCGTGCCGGCGGGAGCTCCCTGTCCGCCACCTTCTTCGCCGACAATATGATGGTCGGGGAAACGCGTGCTGAGCGCCTGTACAATGACAGCCTCAGCCTCCTGGTCCGCGGCCGTGACAACGTCGATCCGGCTGGACTTGAGCGACGTCTGGGTGGGTGCGGCGTAGTGGCGCATCACGACCTCGCCGGCGGTGCGTGCAAGGGAGATGGTATCCTCGAGCAGCGGCAGGAAGTTGGGAGGGGGTGACGAATGGGTGACGGACATCAGAGGAATTGAGGTGGCCGGGAAAAGGTGTCAGAGTGTGCGGTCGGATGTCACGAGTTGATTCCCAGGTTTCGATCCTCTCATTGGTTGAACCGGCAGAACCCCTAGATGCCGATCTGCCTTTGGCCCAGGCGCAGGCGGCGATGGTGAAGCGTACCGAGCCATTCTTCGGCGTGGTGGCGTGCGGAAAGTTCGTCGGCATAGTTGCGTCGAGTCAGGTGAATCAGATCCTTGGCGCGCGGTTTGGGCATGCGCTTTTTGGTCGCAGCCCCGTGCGCGGTCACATCATGTCGACTCCGCTGGTGGTCACGCTCGAAACCCCCCTGACGGAGGTGCTGAAGCTTGCGTCGAGCCGGACGGATGCACGCTTCTTCGAGGATCCAGCCGTCATCGATTCAGACGGGGCGTTTGTAGGGCTCATTCCGATACATCGCCTGGTGCGGCTGCAAACGGAGCTGCTGCTCGAGAACCTCAGCCAGGTTGAAAGCCAGCGTGTGGAGCTTGCGCGGCGCAACAAGCAGATGGAGGACGACCTCCGCATGGCGCGCGAGGTTCAGCTGGCCATCTTGCCTGACGGGCCGGTGGGACTCTCCGGACCAGGGGGGCATCTTAGAACCGAGCAATACTACCGCGCCTCCGAGTCGATCGGAGGAGACTTCTATGCCTTTGTCCGGCCAAACGAGGATTCGCTGGGCGTGCTGGTCTGTGACGTCATGGGGCACAGTGTGCGTTCGGCGTTGATCACGACTATCTTGAGCGCGCTCGTTCGAGACGCCAGTTGCCTGCATGAGGATCCGGCGCAGTTGTTGAACCGGCTAAACCATCACCTCCGCGGTGTCCTCGAGCGGGCAGGGGAGACAATCTTCGTGACCGCGGCGTACGCCATGTTTTCCTTATCCAAAAGGGAAGTTGCGTATGCCCAGGCGGGGCATCCGCCCGCGATCGTCTGGCGCAAGGATTCTGGAAGAGCGCAGGAGTTGGTGTTGCGGGAGGAGGCGCAGGGCCCGGCGCTGGGTCTCCTGGATGAACCAGGTTATGGGTTTGACCGGGTGGCTTTTGGTGTTGGCGACTCGCTGTTGTTGTACACTGACGGCATTGTTGAGATCGCTGATGCAGTGGGCGAAGAGTTTGGCCTTGAACGCCTTTGCCGCGCATTCGAAGCGCAAAACGTCGGGGACGATACTGGTCAACCGGCCCTGCTCGCCGAGAAAGCAGACCAATTCGCAGGGAACACGGGTTTTACCGACGACGTCTGCCTCGTCGTTACCCGGATGTCCTCCCTGTAGCCCTGGCGAACCTGGCTCCCGAGAGGGGAAAATGGGGTCGAATTGCCCCCAAACGAAAAGGGTCCGAAAAAGCAGCGTTGACACAGCGCAAACGAAGCTTTGTTTTCGCCCTCCTTTCGTTGCCCGGTAGCTCAGTGGCAGAGCAGGTGACTGTTAATCACTTGGTCGCTGGTTCGATCCCAGCCCGGGCAGCCATTCGACGCACGGCGTTGCCGCTTGGCCTGTTTGGCCTTCGAATGGCGGCGAATGGAGGGTCTGCACCAAAGCGTTAAGCGGCAAAGGCTCGGTATGCCGGAATTAGGCAAACATGCGAATGTGCCGTTGCTAGGCGCTCCTGCACTCGCGCCTTGGCAGGAGGTGTCGGCTCTGATTTTAGTGCCCAATGGACTATCGCACCAAGGCTGAGTTTTACATTCAGGGCATCACGCGCGGCTTCGTGGAGGCATCCGAAGTCATCGCTTGGGCGGACGAGGTGATCGTCGCAGCAGCGAAGACCGAAGACTGGATGATTGAGATTTCGACCTGCGGCCCGGACGAGCGCATGAAGGTCCTGAGCCAGCTCAACACAGTCAAGGGCGAGGTGAATCAGGCTGAGCTCCAAACGCTCCTCAAAGAGCGCGGCGTCGCCTGATTGATTGGGCCGCTCGCGGGTCGAATCAGGCGCTTTTGGCTCGAGCGCCGAGATAGACGGCGCGCTGAAGGGAGTCAGTTCCAATCATCGATCTTTAAGTCGTGGGGCGACGGGCGCCCTGTTCCCGTTTCTGCAAACTCGCGAAGGCTGAGGAGAAAGGTGGCCCATTTCATACTGCAATGGGCCGTGAACTCCACGAGCTCCTTCCAGCCGCGGTGTCCAAAAAGCAAAATCGTTTGGCCATTGCTCTCGCTGAGATCAAAAGTGACGAACGTTCCGACCCACTCCGCGGGACCTTCCAAGCATTGCCATTCGACCTTGCGCGCTTCCATTCGGGTGACCTTAAAGACCATCCGCCCTAGTTCCTGGCCCTCTGGATTGGCGAAGCGCATCGTCAGATTTTGGCCAAGGGCATATTCCCCGCTCGTGTCAGTTGTCCACCATCCGGCGACTCCCTTGACACTGGCAACCGCCGATTGAACGCGGGCAATTGAGGCTCTGATTCCGATTCTGTGTGTGATGTCGATCATGATTGTAGAGGGTTAAGTCCCAAAAATATTACACCATATGGTGTAATAAAAACGGGGCGCGTCAAGGAGTCCCATGAGATTCTTGACCCGATGTACAAGAGAAGGACGACTGCCAGTCAGTCGGCAGCAGGCAGCTCGATCCAAAAACGGCTGCCTGTCACCCCGTCCGACTCGACGCCGAAGGAACCGCCCATCTTCTCCATTGCCTTGCGGACAATTGCGAGGCCGACGCCGTTGCCTTCATAGCCACGGGCCGAGGCAGCCCGCTCAAAAATCCTGAAGAGCCGCTCCTGCTGGGCTTTGGCCAGGCCGATGCCGTTGTCCGCTATCCAGATGCGCACGCGGGAGTCGCGTGTTTCCGAACGCACCTCAATTCGGGGACGCACGCCCGGATGTACAAACTTGGCGGCATTTGTCAGGAGGTTCGCCAGCGATTGCGCCAGTGACGCTTCATGCGCTTTGACGAGAGGCATCGGTGTGGCAACGAACACGTCCGCCCGTGAAGGATGCAGCTCGCTGTAATGCGCAATCAGTTCCCGGACGACCTTCTCGACGTCGACTGTAGATTGCTGCACTTCCGCCCGTGAAACGCGGCTGTAGTTCAAGATATCCAGGCTGAGCCGGTCCATTCTTTCTGCTGCCCGCCTGATCCGCTCCAGGTATTCGCGCACCTGCGGCGTGACGTCGCCGCCATGATCCTCGAGGAGGACATGAATGAAGCTCTTGATTGTGCGCAGCGGGCTGCGCAAATCGTGTGAAACGGTGTAGGAGAATTCCTCCATCTGTGCGACCGCCTCGCGCAGCGAGGTGGTGCGTTCCTCCACCTTCTTCTCCAACTCGGCGGCATAGTGACGCAGTTTATCCTGCGCCTCCCTCAAGTCGCCTTCAGCCTGGGTTTTCGCAGAGAGTTCACGCGCAAGCGCCTCCGCCATGTCCCGAATGGCGCGGTCAATGAAGTCGGTTTCGCCGAGCCCGGTGGAACGCGGAGCCGGAATCTTGCCCTGTGCGAGTACGGCGGCGTCTTCAACAACACTCTCCACGCTGCGCACCACCGCCCTGCCAATCCAGATTGCCAGCGCCACCGCGAGTAACAGCACGATGGTGGCGAAGCCGGTCGCGAGGGAGAGCAGGTGCCGAGCTGACGCATACACTCTCTCTTTTGGAAATCCCATCGCGACGCTCCACCCGCAGCGCGCGTGTGTATATGCGAGCAATACCGGTATATTCTCAAGGGTCACACTCTCCCCAATACCTTCTTGGTTCTCGCGCGTCGCCTTGACGATGTCCGCGGTGGCGGAATGCCCTACGAATTTCTCGGGCGCCGGGTTGCGCATGATAATGCGACCTTGATGGTCGAGCACGGAGAGCACACCGGAGGGGGCGAAACGTTGCACGTTGACAGCCTCCGACATGACTTCGGGTCCCATCACCACGCTCAAACCGTACACCCATTCGCCCTTCTCGAGGAGCGGAAGCCCAATATGAACAACGAGACGCTTCGCAGCGGGTCCGTGAATGATGTTGGATGCGTAGACCGAGCCCTTCTTCATCGCCTCCACATACTCTGTTTCCAGTTGTACGGGTGGTATCGGTTCGCCCAGGGGCAGGAGGGTGTTGACGATCTGTCGGCCGGATGGGTCGACCACGACGAGCCATTTCCCCGTTCCCGCCAGGGCGCGCCGTGCGGTGTCGTCCAAACGCGCCCAGTCTCGCTGCTTCAACGCGTTGGTCGCAGCCAGCGTTCTCAAGATCGCAACGTTTCGTTCGACCTCCGCATCCACGATCCCGGCAACGGCACGCGCAGTGTTTGCGAGTTCAGCCGTGACGGCAGCGCTCTCGTTTCGGTACGCCTGGGTGATCAGCAGGATCAGGGTACCGAAGACAGGCAGGAGGATAGCCGCGACGAGGACGGCAAGGCGCCCTCGCAACGAGTGGAGGGGAGAAGTGGAGGAGGCACCCACGTACGAAGCCTCAGCCGCGCCTCGCAGCCTCGATCGCCGCAACATCGATCTTTTGCATTGTCATCATCGCTTCGAACGCGCGCTTTGCCTCTGCGCCCCCAGCTGCGATTGCCTCCATGAGGGTGCGCGGCGTGATCTGCCACGAGACGCCCCACCGATCCTTGCACCATCCGCAGTCACTCTCCTGCCCACCGTTGCTGACGATTGCATTCCAGTACCGATCTGTTTCCTCCTGAGTCTCGGTCGACACTTGGAACGAAAATGCCTCGGAGTGTGTGAATACCGGGCCACCATTGAGGCCAAGACACGGAATGCCGAGAACAGTAAACTCCACCGTGAGCACATCGCCTGCTTTCCCGGAGGGATAATCACTGGGTGCGCGGTGCACTGAATCCACGGTCGTTTGCGGGAATGTGGCTGCGTAAAAGGTCGCCGCTTCGAGCGCCTGCTTGTCGTACCAGAGGCAAATCGCGTTTTTCGGAATGGGACGGGGCATTGGGGCACTTTGCGGGGTGGGTGCGACACGACAAGGCGTTACAGCGCGGGCGCGCCGAATACAGGAAAATCCCCGATGCCTTGGGTGACAACCCGGGCGTCGCCCGATCCTGCTTGGCACAGCAATTGGTCTCGGCCTAAGTCACGGAATGAACTATCGGACCAAAGCGGAGTTTTTCATTCAAGGCATCACGCGCGGCTTTGTTGAAGCCTCCGAGGTCATCGCCTGGGCCGACGAGGTGATCGTCGCTGCTCCGAAGGCGGAAGACTGGATGATTGAGATCTCCACCTGCGGCCCCGACGAGCGAATGAAGGTGCTAAGCCAGCTCAACACCATCAAAGGAGAGGTCGATCAGGCGGCACTCCAGGCTCTCCTCAAGGAACGCGGCGTGGCCTGAGGAGTATGCCGCAAAATGGAAAAGTTTGGCGTTGGAGGTTGGGCGCACGTCTCCCTGTGCTCGTGGGTCTTGCGGTTGCCATCGCCTGTCCAAGCCCATTCGTGGAGGCGAAAACAGGCGATGCGCTCTCCCTTCACCTGCGCGACCGAAGTTTTTTCCTTGGACGAGACTATTACGTGCTTCGAAGTGGCGATGCCCAGTTGATCATCCAAGTCGATGCTGCTGATCTGGGGCCCGCGTTTTCGTATCTGCTGTACGACGCGAGAAACAGCAGGCAATCGACACGGAAGGCGCTCGCGCTGAATTATGAATCGGCAAGCGGGTTTGCCACAAGCGGCTTGGTCGTGTCGCTGAACGGTATCAACTTCCACGCTCTGGGCCATAATACTGCAGCGACGTGGTCGCGCCTGGATGGCGCCCTTGCAGTCACGGCCCGGTGGTGGGCGAGTGGCGTGGGTGTGACGGAAACAGTTGCTCCGCTCGGCCAGGAAGGAGCATTCCTCCGCCGGGTGCGACTTGACGGGAAGGACCTGACCGTCGCCGAGTCGGTCCGTGTGCGCCTTTCGCTGCAGGGCGCAATGCAGACCGGGCAACCGGGAATCCTCCTGCTCGAGCGGACGCCATATTCAATAATACAAGCGGTGAGTCCGGGTTTGCCGACCTCGGTAGACGCGGACGGGTCTGTCTGGCTCGGCTCGTTTATCCTCCCTCCCGGGGGATCTCTTGAGTTCGATTCGGTGGTGCTCCTGGCGGACAATAAGAGCGCTCTACCGGACGCTCTAAAGGATGTCTCCACGATGAGCGACTGGATACGCACCGGGTTGTCATCGGGTGCGGCGCACGTCGGTGCCCGCAACAAGTTTGGCTCCGACGATGCGGTTGTGGGTGAGTTGTTCGAGAATTGCGCCAATACGCTTCCCGGCTATGTGGCGGCGAATGGCGTGATGAACGCCGGGATTTTCGAATATGGCGAGCAATGGGTGAGGGATTCGTCGCAGACCGCACTGGGTATGCTCGCGATAGGGGATTTCGCGGCGGCGCGTGCGATAATCAGGCACATCCTGGAGTCGATGGTCACCGATGCTGGCACGACCATGATTGCCGGGGGCTTTGATGAACCAGACCGCGAGCAGTTCGACCAGATGGGCGAGCTGATGTATTCGATCCTTAACTACATCAACTGGACGGGTGACTCCGCAATCATTGCCGGTCACGAGAAGCGGTTGCTGGCAATGATAGAACGCCCCCTCTCGCCCGCGTTCATGGACGAGACCGGCATGGTGCATAATCGGAGGGAATTCTGGGAGCGGACGTTCGACGACGCCTACGAACTGGCGTATCAGACCTGGGTGGTGACCGGGTTGAGGTGCGCGGCTGAACTTGCGCCGCTTCTCGGTGCCGCTGAGAAGACGGCTGCCTGGGAGGCTGCGGCAGACCGAATGCATGGTGCGATGCTGCACCACCCGACACGGGCACTGGTCTCGGATGGTGCGCTCATCAAACGGCGTGGAATCGATGGGCAGGTGGTGGATCGGGTCAAGTTCACGGGTTGGATCTATGGGGCGCCTGCGCAGGCGGAATCGTTAAGCCGTCTGCAACCGGATTCCACCATGGGTCTTCCCATTGCGCTTGGTCTTGTACCCGCGGACTCGCCGGTGGCGCGGGCGACTCTCGAAAGACTCGAGCAGCTCTGGAACGTCCGCTGGTCGTTGGGTGGGTACGATCGCTACCAAACCTCTTCCCAAGGAGACCAGCCTGGACCCTGGACATTTGGCACCGCGTTCGTCCTGAGAGCGCAACATGAGGCCGAAAGTTTTGCCGCCAGCCGCCGGTCGCTCGAATGGCTTCGGAACAATGCTGGAGGGCGCACAGGTGCCTGGCACGAGCAGGTGCCGATGATCAGTGCGCAGGCGGAAACATCAGGATTGATTCCGTGGACGAGTGCGGAAGTGGCTCATTTTGTCGTGCACAGCCTGCTTGGCGTGCGCTTTCAGGAGGGGCAGTTGGTGGTCAGACCGCGGCCGTATCCCGGTACAAAAGAGTACGCCGCCAACTTGCGTTTTCGATCGGGTCGGCTGGTCTTGAGAATCAGTGGCTCCGGAAACGTGCGGAAGGCGCGCATAGACGGTGTTGATATCCCGACCGGCTCCCAAGGTGTTATTCTCCCCCCGGGATTTAACGGGGGAACAGTGGAAATCGAGATGGGGCCATGATGCGCCTCGCAGCGCTCACCGGGGCTCCTGCCGCATATCCGCGCGGGAGCAGGCCGCCGCCCCTACGCACTCACTAAGCAGCGTAGTCCATCCCTGGATACACCGGTCGAGTTCACCTTTTGGGACTCGCCCTACATGTGTGAGAGTGAGGGTGCAGTCCTTCCCACGCGGGCTTAGATCGAAGGTCATGGTGGTGCCGTTCCAGGTGTGGGCATCCTGTTTCCGCCAGCTTTCGATCACTTCCCATTTCACCCGATGTGAGGGAGTGGCCTCTGCCACCCGCTGCCGCGAGAAATGGTCCTCCCCGTTCCTTAGTATGAACTCGTCTCCGACTTTCGCACTCGCACCCTCGAACTGCCCCGGCCACCACTTATCGACCTGCAGGAGCACGAGGTAGAGTTTCTCCGCATCCGTCGCGAAATCCACGGCGAGGGTAAAGCAGTCGTCCTTATCTGGATACATGGGCCCTATTTGGTTCGCTTTCGCGGCGCCGCCACGAACTGTCCCGGAAAGATTCCCAGGAAGTAGTTCCAACCCCGTTCGTGACCCTTCCCGCGTTCGTTGTTGGGCAGGCCCGAGTGAACCAAAGTCATCACCGTGCCAGCGCCCTTCTTCTTGAAGGTGATTGAAACCTTCGACTCTTCGCCGAGCGTGCTTGGCGATACCCAAGTGTGCTCGATGCGTTTGGCCCGCGTGAGTGCGGTGAAGCGACCATAGTGCGCGTTCTCGTCGAGTAACCAATAAAACAGACCGCCCACCTTCGCATCCAGGACGTATTCATCGGCCGCGTTCCAGACCGTCCCCGGGACTTCCGCGCTGAGCCAGGAATCGTACACGGTTTCGGGTGGGGCCGCGATTTCACGCTGGACGGTGACGACCAGGTCGTAGGTGGGTTCTTTCATGACTTTTGTTTTGGGTGGAAATGACGTTGGAACGCATCGAGCTGGGTGTTCCAGAATTGCTCGTAACCATTGGCCCAGGTGACGACGTCGCGGATCGGGCCCGCACGAAATGAGATCACGACTTCACGCCCCTGCTTCCGCTTGTGGATCAGTCCAGCGCGTTCCAGTTGTTTCAAGTGTTTCGTAACGGCGTTGAGTGCCGTGTCGAAAGGCTTGGCCACATCCAGAAAACGCTGTGGTCCGTCCTTTGCCAGGCTGCTCAGGATCGCCCGGCGCGTCGGGTGGGAGAGGGCGGCGAGAGTCTCTGAAAGCGAATCCATGCTTAAATTACACCATGGGGTGTAATGAATGGCAAGCAAACTTTGCCGGTTTCCGATCCCTGCGGGATCCGGTTATTCCTCCTCTTCCTCGATCTCCGGGGGCTTGATCTCTGACAGCAGCCGGTCCAGTTCCGCCTGCGTCGGATTGCGGATGGAGCGAATGGTCACGAGTGCTTCGCCGGCCGGCAGCATCACCCGGGTGGGCACTCCTGCCGTCAGCCCGAGGAGCACTTTTGCCAGGGGCGAGTTGTGGGGCAGGCATTCGATGCCTGTTTGCTCGTCGGTGGCCGTCTCGCCGTGCGTCGTGACAAGGAAGGTGAAGCGGTGTATCCGTTTTGTAATTACATCCTGCTTCTCGATCAACGCCACATGCCCGAGCTGCAGGGTGTCTGTTGGCTTGGTCAGCCACGCGGCTGGGTCCACCTCGATGAAGGTGTTGCGGGCGACGAAGCGGTCGAGCGCGGTCATCTTTCGGTCGACCGCGCGGATCGCCTCCTTTGCCGCCTTGAACCCGAAGTTCTCGCGCAGGTCGCCCTGGCTGTGCGCTTCGATCTTATCTTGCACGAGGCCCACGCGCTTCTGCTTCAATGCTTCGAACTGCTCAGCCAGTACCCGATTATACCCTGGGCGGACATAGATGGTCTGCGGTGCAGGCGGCGGGAGTCGGAAGATTTTCTTTCGGTGCAGAGGCATCGGGGAAGCAGCGGAACCTTCGCCCGCCGCGGACTCCCAACCAAGCAAAAAAGCTGGAGTTGCGGGCTCAGTCGATGAGAAGGGTGGGCACCTCGTTTAAGCCGGCGGGCTCCAGGGGCGTCGTCTCGGTAGCGAAAGGGAAACTCGAGAAGCTCCTGCGCAACCCGTCTGGAGCGAGAGGCGGGTTTGCCACCCACGAGGGAATCTCGGAGTATCCGAGCTCTGCATCGAACGTG belongs to Opitutaceae bacterium and includes:
- a CDS encoding helix-turn-helix domain-containing protein, producing the protein MDSLSETLAALSHPTRRAILSSLAKDGPQRFLDVAKPFDTALNAVTKHLKQLERAGLIHKRKQGREVVISFRAGPIRDVVTWANGYEQFWNTQLDAFQRHFHPKQKS
- a CDS encoding SRPBCC domain-containing protein, translated to MKEPTYDLVVTVQREIAAPPETVYDSWLSAEVPGTVWNAADEYVLDAKVGGLFYWLLDENAHYGRFTALTRAKRIEHTWVSPSTLGEESKVSITFKKKGAGTVMTLVHSGLPNNERGKGHERGWNYFLGIFPGQFVAAPRKRTK
- a CDS encoding VOC family protein yields the protein MPRPIPKNAICLWYDKQALEAATFYAATFPQTTVDSVHRAPSDYPSGKAGDVLTVEFTVLGIPCLGLNGGPVFTHSEAFSFQVSTETQEETDRYWNAIVSNGGQESDCGWCKDRWGVSWQITPRTLMEAIAAGGAEAKRAFEAMMTMQKIDVAAIEAARRG
- a CDS encoding SpoIIE family protein phosphatase, which translates into the protein MSRVDSQVSILSLVEPAEPLDADLPLAQAQAAMVKRTEPFFGVVACGKFVGIVASSQVNQILGARFGHALFGRSPVRGHIMSTPLVVTLETPLTEVLKLASSRTDARFFEDPAVIDSDGAFVGLIPIHRLVRLQTELLLENLSQVESQRVELARRNKQMEDDLRMAREVQLAILPDGPVGLSGPGGHLRTEQYYRASESIGGDFYAFVRPNEDSLGVLVCDVMGHSVRSALITTILSALVRDASCLHEDPAQLLNRLNHHLRGVLERAGETIFVTAAYAMFSLSKREVAYAQAGHPPAIVWRKDSGRAQELVLREEAQGPALGLLDEPGYGFDRVAFGVGDSLLLYTDGIVEIADAVGEEFGLERLCRAFEAQNVGDDTGQPALLAEKADQFAGNTGFTDDVCLVVTRMSSL
- a CDS encoding SRPBCC domain-containing protein produces the protein MYPDKDDCFTLAVDFATDAEKLYLVLLQVDKWWPGQFEGASAKVGDEFILRNGEDHFSRQRVAEATPSHRVKWEVIESWRKQDAHTWNGTTMTFDLSPRGKDCTLTLTHVGRVPKGELDRCIQGWTTLLSECVGAAACSRADMRQEPR
- a CDS encoding sensor histidine kinase → MGASSTSPLHSLRGRLAVLVAAILLPVFGTLILLITQAYRNESAAVTAELANTARAVAGIVDAEVERNVAILRTLAATNALKQRDWARLDDTARRALAGTGKWLVVVDPSGRQIVNTLLPLGEPIPPVQLETEYVEAMKKGSVYASNIIHGPAAKRLVVHIGLPLLEKGEWVYGLSVVMGPEVMSEAVNVQRFAPSGVLSVLDHQGRIIMRNPAPEKFVGHSATADIVKATRENQEGIGESVTLENIPVLLAYTHARCGWSVAMGFPKERVYASARHLLSLATGFATIVLLLAVALAIWIGRAVVRSVESVVEDAAVLAQGKIPAPRSTGLGETDFIDRAIRDMAEALARELSAKTQAEGDLREAQDKLRHYAAELEKKVEERTTSLREAVAQMEEFSYTVSHDLRSPLRTIKSFIHVLLEDHGGDVTPQVREYLERIRRAAERMDRLSLDILNYSRVSRAEVQQSTVDVEKVVRELIAHYSELHPSRADVFVATPMPLVKAHEASLAQSLANLLTNAAKFVHPGVRPRIEVRSETRDSRVRIWIADNGIGLAKAQQERLFRIFERAASARGYEGNGVGLAIVRKAMEKMGGSFGVESDGVTGSRFWIELPAAD
- a CDS encoding SRPBCC domain-containing protein; amino-acid sequence: MIDITHRIGIRASIARVQSAVASVKGVAGWWTTDTSGEYALGQNLTMRFANPEGQELGRMVFKVTRMEARKVEWQCLEGPAEWVGTFVTFDLSESNGQTILLFGHRGWKELVEFTAHCSMKWATFLLSLREFAETGTGRPSPHDLKIDDWN
- a CDS encoding inositol monophosphatase family protein; the encoded protein is MSVTHSSPPPNFLPLLEDTISLARTAGEVVMRHYAAPTQTSLKSSRIDVVTAADQEAEAVIVQALSTRFPDHHIVGEEGGGQGAPAGTAPYHWFVDPIDGTVNFASKVPHFCISIALATPAREPVLGVILDPTRNELFTATRGGGAFLNGNRIHVSGTLDLIDSVVASGFPYDKHTNPDNNLREWAAFLKRIRGERRFGSAALDLAYVAAGRFDGYWEKGLKPYDSMAGVLLVREAGGLVTDYEGGESPQRRDRGSYVASNGRIHHQMMDVLRTA
- the eutC gene encoding ethanolamine ammonia-lyase subunit EutC, whose protein sequence is MSAPDSSLATRVQTDLWQHLKRFTPARIALGRAGGSLPTREILDFRASHALARDAVQAKFNAAGVAADLAGHSVPTIQVATQARSRAEFLQRPDRGRMLATGEEERLSRVPRPVDLVIVVSDGLSALAAHRHAVATLLPLWRAVQVLGWKVAPVVIAPFARVKLQDAVGEAMVASFAVMLLGERPGLGTPDSLGAYLIASPTAGCTDADRNCLSNIRPEGLPPYAAAEKLLWLMQQSRATGRRGIHLKDTMAAASLRAAVGRDETKADELGHPPVSPGAAGTQAP